ACGGCTACTCAGGCCAGGAACACAGCCTCCCGATTGCGCCGCTCTACAAGGACGTGACGACGTTCGTGGCGAAGACCAAGACGTTCTACACGCCCACCATTTTGGTCGCCTACGGCGCGCCGTGGTCCGAGAACTACTGGTTCGAGAACGAGAACCCGGCGCAGGATCCGAAGCTGCGCAAATGGATTCCGTGGGAACTGCTGGACGGCATGGTGCGCCGGCGGCCGCAGTGGTTCCTGCCGGAGGAGTACGGGCACAACCTGATCGCGAAGGGCGTCACCGACGTGATCCGCGCGGGCGGGCGCGCCGGGTTGGGCAGCCATGGCCAGCTGCAAGGCCTGGGCGCGCACTGGGAGACGTGGAACCTCGCCTCAGGCGGACTCACGCCGCACGAGACACTGCGCATCATCACGCTGTTCAGCGCCGAGGCCATCGGGCTGCAGCAGGACGTCGGCTCGCTCGAGCCGGGCAAGCTGGCGGACCTGCTCGTGCTCGATCGCAACCCGCTCGAGAACATCAGGAACACAAATTCGATTCGCTACGTGATGAAGAACGGCGAGCTCTACGAGGGCGACACGCTGAACGTGATCTGGCCGGTGGCGAAGCCGCTGCCCAAGCAGTTCTGGTGGAACACAGAACCGAAGTAACACCAGGGCCACAGATGACCCAGATTACGCAGAGGATCTTCAGGTGACCGTGTATCCTGACGCCATGCGGCAGACAGCCTTAAGATCTGCGTTATCCGTGTCATCTGCGGCCCTGGTGATTATTTCTGCGTCATCTGTGGCCGGTCAGGCGCGGCCATCTGGGTTGACCGCCATCGACGGCATCCGCGTCGGGCACTTCACGCTCGCCGAGAAGCCCACCGGCTGCACGGTCATCCTGGTCGAGAAAGGCGCCACCGGCGGCGTCTCGGTGCGGGGGTCGGCGCCGGGCACGCGCGAGACGGACCTGCTCGATCCATCAAACCTCGTGGAGCAGGTGCACGCGGTGGTGTTGTCGGGTGGCAGCGCGTTCGGACTCGACACCGCCAGCGGCGTGATGCGCTATCTCGAAGAACGCAAGGTGGGCTTCCAGTTCGGCGGCGCCTACGTTCCCATCGTCCCCGCGGCCGTGCTGTTCGACCTTCCCATCGCCGGCAAGCCGCTGATCAGGCCCGATGCATCGTGCGGATACGAGGCCGCGAAGGCGGCGACCACCGGTGCGATTGCGGAAGGCAGCGTCGGCGCCGGCGCCGGCGCCACGGTCGGCAAGTTCGCGGGCGGCGGCAAGCCCATGAAGGGCGGCATCGGCACCGCCTCGATCACCCTGCCGAGCGGGCTCACCGTGGCCGCCATCGTCGCGGTGAATGCCGGTGGCGACATCGTCGATCCCGCAACCGGGCGCCTGGTCGCGGGCGCGCGCGGCGCGGATGGCCAGACTTTTCTCGATGCGCGGGTGGTGATGCGAAATGGTTCGCTCGAGAAGCCGCGTCCGGGCGAGAACACGACCATCGGCCTGGTGGCGACCAACGCGAAGCTGACCAAGGCGCAGGCGAAGAAGATGGCCGACATGGCGCACGACGGCTTCGCCCGCGCCATTGTCCCGGCCCACACCATGGGTGACGGCGATACCATTTTCGCCATCGCCACCGGATCGCATGCGGGCGATGCCAACGTGTCGCTGATCGGCGGCCTGGCGGCGGAGGTGATGGCCGACGCCATCCTGCGCGGCGTGCGCCAGGCCACGGGCCTGCCCAACATTCCGGCTGTGCGCGACTTGCGGCGCCCGTGAACGTCTACGTTGCACTGCTAATCGCCTATTCGGCCGCGCTGACGGCGCTCGGGCTGTGGATCGCCCGGCGCGTACGCGGTCCGGCCGATTTTTTCGTCGCCGGGCGCACCCTGTCGTGGCCGTACCTCGCCGCCACCCTGCTCGCGGCCAACATCGGCGCGGGCGCCACGGTCGGCGCCACCGGATTGGCGTATCAACAAGGCGTCAGCGCGTGGTTCTGGAATGGCTCCGCCGCGATGGGCTCGTTGATCCTGGCGTTGGTGGTCGGTCCGCGGATGTGGCGCCTGGCGTCGGAACGCGGCTACATGACGGTCGGCGATTTTCTCGAGGATCGCTACGGACAGAGCGTGCGCGTGATCATCTCGGCCCTGATCTGGTTTGGCGCGCTGTTCATCCTCGCCGGCCAGCTGTTGCTCGGCGCCGCCGTCTTCGCGGTGGTCGCCGGTCTGCCGAAGTGGGCGGGCGTGCTGATCGGCGGCGCCGCCATGACGGGCTATTTCAGCGCCGGCGGGCTACTCAGCTCGGTCGGTGTGAGTGTTGTGCAACTGGTGGTCAAGTTCACCGGCTTCGCCATTGCCATTCCCATCCTAATGCGCGCGGCGGGCGGCTTCGGGGGCATTGCGCAATTGCCGGGGCTGCCCGAGGAGTATTTCAACCCGTTGTTCTCCGCGGGCGCCGGATCCGGCTTTACGCTGCTGCTGCTCTCGGGGCCGAACTTCGTGGTGTCGCCTGGCCTGCTTCAGAAGACCTACGGGGCGAAGAGCGGACGCGACGTGCGCGCCGGCGTCGGCATGAATGCCGTCGCGCTCATGCTGTTCGCGTTCATCCCGGTGTTACTGGGACTTGCCGCGAGGGCAGCGTTCCCCGGCATTGCCGCTCGCGACGAGGTGTTGCCGACATTGCTTCTGCACGGCCTACCGGTGTGGCTCGGCGCCATGGCGCTGGCGGCGGTGTTCTCAGCGGAAGTCGGCGCATGTGAGGCCATTCTCTTCATGCTCTCGACGTCGCTGTCACAGGATCTCTACAAGCGCCTTGTGAACCCGGCCGCGCGGCCAGAACAGGTGCTGAAGGTGGCCCGGCTGGCGGCCCTTGCCGGCGGCACCGCGGGCATGGCGCTCGCGATCTTCGTGGTGGGCGAAATCATCACGGCACTGTCGATCTTCTATTCGATCATCGGCGCGACGCTGCTGGTGCCGGTGGTGGGCGGGCTGTTCGTGAAGCGTGCCGGCACGCGCGAGGCGCTGGCGTCGATCATCTGCGGCATGACCGTGCTGCTGGCGGTGCAGTTCGGCACCGACCGGACGGGATGGTCCAACCCGAACCTGTGGGGCCTCGTCGCCAGCGCGATTGGGTTTGTCGGGATGTTGACGACAAGAAGTGCCAGGAGGGCGGCACTTTAGTGCCGCCGATTCCCGTCAGGATGGCGGCGACCGACGGTTGACCCCGTCAACGGGTAGAGCGCCGAATCCGCCACGAGCTTCGCGCGCACGGGGTTCTCAACGACATATCGCACCATCTCGTCTATGGGCTCGTCGAATCGCGCAAGCCGGTCCCAATATCCCGCCTGCCACAACCGCCCGTGCCCGAGCCGGCTCCACGCGAAGCCCGTTGCCTGCTTCCATCGCGCCACGAAGCGCCGGAGGTCGGATTCGGGCGTCTGGCCAGTGGCGACCAAATGGACGTGATCGGGCATCAGGCAGTACGCAGGAATTGCGAATTTTGCACTGGTGGCGTGACCGATCAACGCGTGTTCGGCGAATCGTCCGAACTCGATGTCGTGAAAGGCCTTAACCCGGTCGCGGGTTACGGAGGTCACCAAGTACGTCGAACGTCCGGTGTAAGAAGTGCGATCGAGGCGGGGTGGTCGGCCCATGGCCGATCGAAATTGCAATTGGAATGCCGGGCGATCGGCGGCACTAAAGTGCCGCCCTCCCGGCACGACCCAACGGTGCCGCCCTCCTGGCACTACTTACTTCGCCGACCGCGCCTTCTTGATCGCCTCAACGGTGATGTTGGCGCGGATCTCGACCAGCTTCTTGCCGTTGGCGATGGTGGTTTCGAGCGGCAGCAGGGTCTGGCCGTTGATCGAAGCCTTGCCGGTGTCTTGCCGCTGCTTGAATCGAATCTTCTCCGGATCAACCGTTGCGATGATGCTGTTCACGCTGTAGTCGTCGTGGATGCCCTCGTCTTTGGTCTTCGGCACACCCAGCGAGTCCCACGCGCCATCGGCGGCCGTCCAGCTGTCGTAGTACTCCTTGATGTAGTGGATGGTCGCGTCGCTGCCCGCCCACGCGGCCGACAGCTTCTTCGCAACCCGCTCGAGGCCGCGCTGGTTGCCGCCGCTGTCGCCAATCAGGATGATGTGCTTGAAGCCGTTGGCCTTCAGGCTCTCGGCCTGGTCCTCCACCAGGGCGTCGTAGGTGGTGTCGCGGACCTGGATGGTGCCGGGCGTGGTCGAGAAGTTGCCGGGTTCGAACGGAATGGCGGGCGCCACCAGCGCGTCGCCCAGCTTGCGGGCAATCGCCTCCGCGGTGGCGCGCAGCACGAACACGTGCTTGCCGGTCGGCACGTAGGGCCCGTTCTGCTCCGTGCTCCCGGCCGTGATGATCGCCGTCGTCTTGCCGGCCGTCATCGCGTCGCGGACTTCCATCCACGTCAACTCTTCAATCCAGACCTTGTCCGCCGCCGGAATGGGCCGGGGCGTGGTCAGGTCGAAGGCGCGGCGCTGGGCCACGGCGGGCCCGGCGATCGAGATCACGAGCGCTGTCAGCACAATCGTCTTGTAGCGAATCATTGCGGTCCTTGCGATGAGGTCAGGGAACGGTAATCTTCAGTTCGGCGCCATAGAGCGCCGTGCGGTCGTTGTCGCGGGCGGCCCAGCGCAGCAGCGTGGGCAGGTCCTTCTTCACGGCGCCGCTGAAGACCTGCTTGCCATTCACGGTCACGATGACCGGCTTGCCGAAATCGACGGCGTCGGGCGAGAG
This genomic stretch from Vicinamibacterales bacterium harbors:
- a CDS encoding P1 family peptidase yields the protein MSSAALVIISASSVAGQARPSGLTAIDGIRVGHFTLAEKPTGCTVILVEKGATGGVSVRGSAPGTRETDLLDPSNLVEQVHAVVLSGGSAFGLDTASGVMRYLEERKVGFQFGGAYVPIVPAAVLFDLPIAGKPLIRPDASCGYEAAKAATTGAIAEGSVGAGAGATVGKFAGGGKPMKGGIGTASITLPSGLTVAAIVAVNAGGDIVDPATGRLVAGARGADGQTFLDARVVMRNGSLEKPRPGENTTIGLVATNAKLTKAQAKKMADMAHDGFARAIVPAHTMGDGDTIFAIATGSHAGDANVSLIGGLAAEVMADAILRGVRQATGLPNIPAVRDLRRP
- a CDS encoding sodium:solute symporter family protein; this translates as MNVYVALLIAYSAALTALGLWIARRVRGPADFFVAGRTLSWPYLAATLLAANIGAGATVGATGLAYQQGVSAWFWNGSAAMGSLILALVVGPRMWRLASERGYMTVGDFLEDRYGQSVRVIISALIWFGALFILAGQLLLGAAVFAVVAGLPKWAGVLIGGAAMTGYFSAGGLLSSVGVSVVQLVVKFTGFAIAIPILMRAAGGFGGIAQLPGLPEEYFNPLFSAGAGSGFTLLLLSGPNFVVSPGLLQKTYGAKSGRDVRAGVGMNAVALMLFAFIPVLLGLAARAAFPGIAARDEVLPTLLLHGLPVWLGAMALAAVFSAEVGACEAILFMLSTSLSQDLYKRLVNPAARPEQVLKVARLAALAGGTAGMALAIFVVGEIITALSIFYSIIGATLLVPVVGGLFVKRAGTREALASIICGMTVLLAVQFGTDRTGWSNPNLWGLVASAIGFVGMLTTRSARRAAL
- a CDS encoding transposase, with amino-acid sequence MTSVTRDRVKAFHDIEFGRFAEHALIGHATSAKFAIPAYCLMPDHVHLVATGQTPESDLRRFVARWKQATGFAWSRLGHGRLWQAGYWDRLARFDEPIDEMVRYVVENPVRAKLVADSALYPLTGSTVGRRHPDGNRRH
- a CDS encoding creatininase family protein, whose translation is MIRYKTIVLTALVISIAGPAVAQRRAFDLTTPRPIPAADKVWIEELTWMEVRDAMTAGKTTAIITAGSTEQNGPYVPTGKHVFVLRATAEAIARKLGDALVAPAIPFEPGNFSTTPGTIQVRDTTYDALVEDQAESLKANGFKHIILIGDSGGNQRGLERVAKKLSAAWAGSDATIHYIKEYYDSWTAADGAWDSLGVPKTKDEGIHDDYSVNSIIATVDPEKIRFKQRQDTGKASINGQTLLPLETTIANGKKLVEIRANITVEAIKKARSAK